A window from Vicinamibacteria bacterium encodes these proteins:
- a CDS encoding DUF1003 domain-containing protein produces the protein MACNPQELKHVPLFALLDDEETAVLAAQVELKRFAPRERIYKAGDEGGRAYVMVSGRVRVTTIDQDHQEVVVDEPGHGEFFGFASMLEGTPHQTDALALEETACLEVDRKDIAVLLERKPLAGMDMLTVLGRQFHAAQQLVRVRASRNPNVIIETAAMLGERVADQVARFGGSWTFIILFAIVVAIYSAINVSLGNRAWDPYPFILLNLFLSMLAAIQAPVIMMSQNRQDTKDRLRGELDYEVNRRAASDIQGLANKMNLLGEHVGDIKDLLSRIPPPSRHAESAQ, from the coding sequence ATGGCCTGCAATCCCCAGGAGCTAAAGCACGTCCCTCTCTTCGCCCTCCTCGACGACGAGGAGACGGCCGTACTCGCCGCCCAAGTCGAGCTGAAGAGGTTCGCCCCGCGCGAGCGAATCTACAAGGCTGGCGATGAAGGGGGTCGAGCCTACGTCATGGTTTCGGGGCGGGTTCGCGTCACGACCATCGACCAGGACCACCAGGAAGTCGTTGTCGACGAACCGGGGCACGGCGAGTTCTTCGGCTTCGCATCCATGCTGGAGGGTACACCCCATCAAACCGATGCTCTCGCTCTAGAAGAGACAGCTTGCCTCGAGGTCGACCGCAAGGACATAGCGGTTCTCCTGGAGCGCAAGCCCCTGGCGGGGATGGACATGCTGACCGTGCTTGGCCGACAATTTCACGCGGCGCAGCAGCTCGTCCGCGTCCGCGCCAGCCGAAATCCCAACGTCATAATAGAAACCGCAGCGATGCTCGGCGAGCGAGTCGCTGACCAAGTCGCTCGCTTCGGCGGCTCATGGACGTTCATCATCCTCTTTGCCATCGTCGTCGCCATCTACTCGGCAATCAACGTCTCTTTAGGCAACCGCGCCTGGGATCCCTATCCCTTCATCCTTCTGAACCTGTTCCTCTCCATGCTGGCGGCCATCCAGGCGCCGGTCATCATGATGAGCCAGAACCGGCAGGACACGAAGGATCGGCTGCGCGGCGAACTGGACTATGAGGTCAACCGCCGCGCCGCGTCGGACATCCAAGGCCTGGCCAACAAGATGAACCTCCTCGGTGAGCACGTCGGCGACATCAAGGACCTCTTGAGCAGGATCCCTCCCCCGAGCCGTCATGCGGAGTCCGCGCAGTAG
- a CDS encoding alpha/beta hydrolase, whose amino-acid sequence MLGYSSLVGATSPASPGFSDRFADVNGTRLHYLIGGKGSPVVLLHGYAQTGHMWLRTLPRLVERHTVIVPDLRGAGASAKPESGYDKKNMAVDIHELTSSLGLARVSIVGHDIGLMVAYAYAAQFPQATERVVLMDAFLPGIGNWKDVWLMRDLWHFHFYGEVPLALVKGRERLYFEHFWNDFAADPKHSVSEVDRQFYAAAYAQPGGMRAGFEYFRNFERDGRDFAELSAAKLSMPVLVLTGEKASGQFLIDQARLVATNVKGVVIKGSGHWLMDEAPEQVIPELVGFLDESR is encoded by the coding sequence ATGCTCGGATATTCATCCCTTGTCGGAGCGACCAGCCCAGCAAGCCCGGGTTTCTCCGATCGGTTCGCAGATGTCAATGGCACGCGGCTGCACTACCTGATTGGCGGCAAGGGCAGCCCGGTAGTCCTGCTCCATGGATATGCCCAGACCGGGCACATGTGGCTTCGGACACTCCCGCGGCTCGTCGAACGTCACACCGTCATCGTCCCCGACCTGCGCGGCGCTGGCGCATCGGCCAAGCCGGAGTCGGGTTACGACAAGAAGAACATGGCCGTGGACATCCACGAGCTGACGTCATCCCTGGGGCTCGCGCGCGTGAGCATCGTGGGCCACGACATCGGGCTGATGGTGGCGTACGCCTACGCCGCCCAGTTCCCCCAGGCCACGGAACGCGTGGTGTTGATGGACGCGTTCCTGCCCGGCATCGGGAACTGGAAGGACGTCTGGCTCATGCGCGATCTCTGGCATTTCCATTTCTATGGCGAGGTTCCGCTGGCGCTGGTGAAGGGCCGTGAGCGACTCTACTTCGAGCATTTCTGGAATGACTTTGCAGCGGATCCAAAACACTCCGTGTCCGAGGTGGACCGGCAGTTCTACGCGGCGGCCTACGCGCAGCCGGGGGGCATGCGGGCGGGCTTCGAGTACTTCCGTAACTTCGAGCGCGACGGCCGCGACTTCGCCGAGCTGAGCGCAGCCAAGCTTTCCATGCCGGTGCTGGTGCTAACGGGTGAGAAGGCCTCCGGGCAGTTCCTGATCGATCAGGCGCGCCTCGTCGCCACGAACGTGAAGGGAGTCGTCATCAAGGGCTCGGGGCACTGGCTCATGGACGAAGCGCCGGAGCAGGTCATTCCCGAGCTCGTCGGCTTCCTAGACGAATCTCGGTAG
- a CDS encoding amicyanin — translation MPTPTPSPLTIKIVSQAGNMSYSPNPASVRVGQTILWQNADFATSPGHTATSGSFDTGLIIPGMTSVPITLSAAGTVTYGCKLHPMMTGTLIVTQ, via the coding sequence ATGCCGACTCCGACTCCGAGTCCCCTCACCATCAAGATAGTGAGCCAGGCCGGCAACATGTCCTACTCCCCGAACCCGGCGAGCGTTCGGGTGGGCCAGACGATCCTTTGGCAAAATGCCGACTTCGCTACCTCGCCGGGGCACACAGCCACTAGCGGCTCGTTCGACACAGGGCTGATCATCCCGGGGATGACGAGCGTGCCCATTACCCTGAGCGCGGCAGGGACGGTCACCTATGGATGTAAGCTCCATCCCATGATGACCGGGACGCTCATCGTCACGCAGTAG